Proteins encoded within one genomic window of Hemitrygon akajei chromosome 13, sHemAka1.3, whole genome shotgun sequence:
- the nudt2 gene encoding bis(5'-nucleosyl)-tetraphosphatase [asymmetrical]: MTLRACGLIVFRRLNVGKAPKPEAIEFLLLQTSYGQHHWTPPKGHVDLGEDDLQTALRETEEEAGLKSKDFTVLEGYKKELKYNVKNVPKTVIYWLAELKDNNVEITLSDEHQTFRWLNVDEACALAKYREMQEALREAHQFICTKTMKPK, encoded by the exons ATGACTCTCAGGGCTTGTGGATTGATAGTCTTCAGGCGGTTAAACGTGGGGAAAGCTCCCAAACCCGAGGCAATCGAGTTCCTACTTTTGCAGACTTCTTACGGGCAGCATCACTGGACTCCTCCTAAAG GGCATGTCGATTTGGGTGAGGATGACCTTCAAACAGCACTTCGTGAAACTGAAGAAGAAGCAGGACTCAAGAGCAAAGATTTCACTGTGCTGGAAGGGTACAAAAAAGAATTGAAATACAATGTGAAGAATGTACCTAAAACTGTTATCTATTGGTTGGCAGAACTAAAGGACAATAATGTGGAAATAACACTGTCGGATGAACACCAGACATTCCGCTGGTTAAACGTAGATGAGGCTTGTGCGCTTGCTAAGTATCGGGAAATGCAGGAAGCTCTGAGAGAAGCTCACCAGTTCATCTGTACCAAGACCATGAAACCTAAATAA